TGCGGCCTGCGCAAGCGGGGCGCGATCCCCCCGGCGCCGGCCCCCCGCGCGCGCGCGCCGCAGCAGTTTGATGCACCGTGCGCTTTTCGGCCTCATCGCCTTGACCCGCAATTGGGCCGCGAGTAACCATCCCGCGCGTCTCATGGGATCGGGGAAGCGGACCGCCGTTGGGCTTAGTGTGGCCGTCGTCTGCGCCGTCGTGTTCACCGCCGGAGCGACGTCGATCTACCAGTACACGCCGGAGGAGGCCTCCGGGCCCGAGCAGCCGATCTCGTTCAATCACCAGATCCACGCCGGCGCGATCACCGACGGGAACCTGGGCATCCCGTGCCTGTACTGTCACGGCCCGGCCGAGCGCGGCTGGAACGCAGCCGTGCCCGCCGTCTCGGTGTGCATGGGCTGTCACCAGTACGTGAAGCAGGGGCGCACACCGGGCTCCGAGGCCGAGATCGCCAAGATCCACGAGTACTACGACAAGCACGAGTCGATCCCGTGGGTCCGCGTCCACAAGCTGCCCGACTACGTGCAGTTCAAGCACATGCGTCACGTGCAGGCCGGCATCCAGTGCCAGGAATGCCACGGGCAGGTGCAGGACCTGAAGCGCGTGTATCTCGTGCCGCAGACGCGCATGACCAAGCGCAGCTTCTTCCTGCCCACGCAAAAGCTCGAGATGGGCTGGTGCATGG
The genomic region above belongs to Myxococcota bacterium and contains:
- a CDS encoding cytochrome c3 family protein: MAVVCAVVFTAGATSIYQYTPEEASGPEQPISFNHQIHAGAITDGNLGIPCLYCHGPAERGWNAAVPAVSVCMGCHQYVKQGRTPGSEAEIAKIHEYYDKHESIPWVRVHKLPDYVQFKHMRHVQAGIQCQECHGQVQDLKRVYLVPQTRMTKRSFFLPTQKLEMGWCMECHLQRGATDDCVACHY